The following proteins are co-located in the Microbacterium sp. SORGH_AS_0888 genome:
- a CDS encoding DNA polymerase Y family protein has protein sequence MLRSLVVWIPDWPVVAGEREGRIEAGEPVAVIDKNTVVACSATARAEGVRRGQRRRDAQARSSRLRILPADPVRDQRVFAPVVASIEERIPHVQILRPGLCALRARGPARFYGGEEAAAAVLRETLAGQGLPEVRVGIADGPFTAEQAARATTPARPILIVPPGTGPEFLAPLPVTVLDEPSLAHLLARLGVRTLGGFAELAEDRVRERLGEHGVRLRSLAAGRDPSGVEARVPPPELDRETWFDPPVELAEQIAFGMRIAADEFIAGLDVERLVCTELRVELETERGERSERVWLHPGTFDAAAIVDRVRWQLAEADVLSSGVTRVRISPEAVDAASAHTPSLFGGGGEEKVHHALSRVQAILGHRAVLTPLIAGGRWLDERQVLVPWGDRAAVPRDPAQPWPGSLPPPLPSTVFPLPRRVMVTGAGEATVQVDDRGQLVGAPETLGVDGESRAIVSWAGPWPVLEREWDDARRRLAHRFQVVDDEQRAWLLVCEGGEWRAEARYD, from the coding sequence ATGCTGCGCAGCCTCGTGGTCTGGATTCCCGACTGGCCGGTCGTCGCCGGCGAGCGGGAGGGCAGGATCGAGGCGGGCGAGCCCGTCGCCGTGATCGACAAGAACACCGTCGTCGCGTGCTCGGCGACCGCGCGTGCAGAGGGGGTGCGCCGGGGCCAGCGTCGCCGTGACGCGCAGGCGCGCAGTTCGCGGCTGCGCATCCTCCCCGCCGATCCGGTGCGCGACCAGCGGGTCTTCGCACCGGTGGTCGCGTCGATCGAGGAACGCATCCCGCACGTGCAGATCCTGCGCCCGGGGCTGTGCGCGCTGCGTGCCCGTGGCCCCGCCCGCTTCTACGGAGGAGAGGAGGCAGCGGCGGCCGTGCTGCGCGAGACCCTGGCCGGGCAGGGGCTTCCGGAGGTGCGGGTCGGCATCGCCGACGGGCCCTTCACCGCCGAGCAGGCGGCGCGCGCCACCACGCCGGCGCGGCCGATCCTGATCGTCCCGCCGGGCACCGGTCCGGAGTTCCTCGCTCCGCTGCCGGTGACCGTGCTCGACGAGCCCTCGCTCGCTCATCTCCTGGCGCGACTCGGAGTCCGGACCCTGGGCGGGTTCGCCGAGCTCGCCGAGGACAGGGTGCGCGAACGGCTCGGCGAGCACGGCGTGCGACTGCGGTCCCTGGCCGCCGGACGCGATCCGAGCGGGGTCGAGGCGCGGGTGCCCCCGCCCGAGCTCGATCGTGAGACGTGGTTCGATCCGCCGGTCGAGCTCGCCGAGCAGATCGCCTTCGGCATGCGCATCGCCGCCGACGAGTTCATCGCCGGGCTCGACGTCGAACGGTTGGTCTGCACCGAGCTGCGGGTCGAGCTCGAGACCGAACGGGGGGAGCGCAGCGAACGGGTGTGGCTCCACCCCGGCACGTTCGACGCTGCCGCCATCGTCGACCGGGTGCGCTGGCAGCTCGCCGAGGCAGATGTCCTGAGCAGCGGAGTGACCCGGGTGCGCATCTCGCCCGAGGCGGTGGATGCGGCATCCGCCCACACCCCTTCGCTGTTCGGCGGAGGCGGTGAAGAGAAGGTCCATCATGCCCTGTCGCGGGTGCAGGCGATCCTCGGTCACCGGGCCGTGCTCACCCCGCTCATCGCCGGCGGCCGGTGGCTCGACGAGCGCCAGGTGCTCGTGCCCTGGGGTGACCGGGCGGCGGTGCCCCGCGATCCCGCGCAGCCATGGCCGGGATCGTTGCCGCCCCCGTTGCCCTCGACCGTGTTCCCGCTGCCGCGCCGGGTCATGGTCACCGGGGCAGGAGAGGCGACGGTGCAGGTCGACGATCGCGGGCAGCTCGTGGGAGCGCCTGAGACGCTCGGGGTCGACGGCGAGTCCCGTGCGATCGTGTCGTGGGCGGGGCCGTGGCCGGTGCTCGAACGCGAGTGGGATGACGCGCGCCGCCGCCTCGCGCATCGGTTCCAGGTCGTCGACGACGAGCAACGGGCCTGGCTGCTCGTGTGCGAGGGCGGGGAGTGGCGTGCGGAGGCCCGCTATGACTGA
- a CDS encoding error-prone DNA polymerase: MGWNNPSVPWSELERTLSETRRPRPAGADGGDSPAFSHKRGPYVGAPIERPADAVPYAELHAHSSSSFLDGASSPEELVEQAERLGLHALALTDHDGYYGIVRLAEAAENRQLKTVFGAELSLDLPAPQKGHADPVGTHLLVLARQQEGYHRLSGAITRAQLRGAEKGRPVYDLAELAAQAEGHWAVLTGCRKGAVRQALAAGGARAAADQLDLLIDLFGREAVQVELYDHGDPSASRDNDVLAALAAERGLPLLATGNVHYAVPERRLLAAAIAAVRANRSMDELDGWLPAHGGAFLRSGAEMTARFARYPGAVARTVTLADELAFPLRRARPALPKQQVPEGHTPMSWLRELVWQGADGRYPGGLPEGHRRRLERELDVIEQKDFPGYFLIVHDIVKQARDRGILCQGRGSAASSAVCYVLGITAIDAIFFDLPFERFLSSMRDEEPDIDVDFDSDRREEIIQWVYGRYGRENAAQVANVIQYRPKNAVRDMAKALGYSPGQQDAWSKQVERWGSDIASAEGHDIPQQVIDYATELLKAPRHLGIHSGGMVLTERPVGEVVPIEHARMKDRTVIQWDKDDAAWMGLVKFDLLGLGMLSALQHCFDLIRDATGEVWDLETIPKEEGAVYDMLCRADVIGVFQVESRAQMGLLPRLRPRAFYDLAIEIALIRPGPIQGGAVHPFVRRKLGQEKVTYPHPKLKPVLERTLGIPVFQEQLMQMAMVVGDLSPEEADILRRAMGSKRGLERIESVRDKLYSGMARHGLRGEEADAIYAKIQAFANFGFAESHSLSFALLVYASSWIKLHYPAAFLAGLLRSQPMGFYSPATLTADARRHGVVVRRPDLQCSGVQAGLELIAPHQDISQRQDDLARESSDLARCPDPGTAVGGADAPSSGLDSCCAPQQPPPGPFDPEAPDDSAAHRRDLPYAVRLGLAQITGIGDDVARRIVAERERGGEYRDMRDLVRRADLSVAQLESLATAGAFECFGLSRREAIWLAGSAAEDRAQYLPDSVTFVQPPLFGDPSSYEVLAADLWATGIATEDHPLTHYRSALDARGVLTSRELRGHEAGRRIEVAGLVTHRQRPATASGITFLNLEDEHGLVNVVCSVGVWNRHRRLVRDAPALIVRGMLERSSEGVVNVVADGFEDLRVGVQHRSRDFR; the protein is encoded by the coding sequence ATGGGCTGGAACAACCCGTCCGTGCCGTGGTCGGAGCTCGAACGCACCCTCAGCGAGACACGACGTCCGAGGCCCGCCGGAGCCGACGGGGGCGACAGCCCCGCGTTCTCCCACAAGCGCGGCCCCTATGTCGGCGCGCCGATCGAACGTCCCGCCGATGCCGTGCCCTATGCCGAGCTGCACGCACATTCCTCCTCCTCCTTCCTCGACGGCGCCTCCTCGCCGGAGGAGCTGGTGGAGCAGGCGGAGCGTCTGGGGCTCCATGCCCTGGCCCTCACCGACCACGACGGCTACTACGGCATCGTGCGACTGGCGGAGGCGGCCGAGAACAGGCAGCTCAAGACGGTCTTCGGGGCTGAGCTCTCGCTCGATCTCCCGGCCCCCCAGAAGGGGCATGCCGATCCCGTCGGAACCCATCTGCTCGTGCTCGCACGGCAGCAGGAGGGCTACCACCGGCTGTCCGGAGCCATCACGAGGGCACAGCTGCGCGGGGCGGAGAAGGGGCGTCCCGTGTACGACCTCGCCGAGCTCGCGGCGCAGGCGGAAGGGCACTGGGCGGTGCTCACTGGGTGCCGCAAGGGGGCCGTCCGGCAGGCGTTGGCCGCGGGCGGTGCCCGGGCTGCGGCGGATCAGCTCGATCTGCTCATCGATCTGTTCGGCCGGGAGGCGGTGCAGGTGGAGCTCTACGACCACGGAGATCCTTCCGCCAGCCGCGACAACGACGTGCTCGCCGCCCTGGCCGCCGAGCGGGGGCTGCCCCTGCTCGCGACCGGCAACGTCCACTATGCGGTCCCGGAGCGGCGACTGCTCGCCGCGGCGATCGCGGCGGTGCGGGCGAACCGCAGCATGGACGAGCTGGACGGCTGGCTGCCCGCGCACGGCGGGGCCTTCCTGCGCTCCGGTGCAGAGATGACCGCCCGCTTCGCGAGGTACCCGGGAGCCGTCGCCCGCACCGTGACCCTCGCCGACGAACTGGCCTTTCCGCTGCGCCGAGCCCGCCCCGCCCTGCCGAAGCAGCAGGTGCCCGAGGGACACACCCCCATGTCATGGCTGCGTGAGCTCGTGTGGCAGGGCGCCGACGGGCGATACCCCGGTGGTCTGCCCGAAGGCCACCGGCGGCGCCTCGAGCGAGAGCTCGACGTCATCGAGCAGAAGGACTTCCCCGGCTACTTCCTCATCGTGCACGACATCGTGAAGCAGGCGCGCGACCGGGGCATCCTCTGTCAGGGCAGGGGGTCGGCCGCCTCCAGCGCCGTCTGCTACGTGCTGGGCATCACGGCGATCGACGCGATCTTCTTCGACCTGCCGTTCGAGCGGTTTCTCTCGAGCATGCGCGACGAGGAGCCCGACATCGACGTCGACTTCGACTCCGACCGTCGGGAGGAGATCATCCAGTGGGTCTATGGGAGATACGGCCGTGAGAACGCCGCTCAGGTCGCGAACGTCATCCAGTACCGGCCCAAGAACGCGGTGCGCGACATGGCCAAGGCGCTGGGCTATTCCCCCGGGCAGCAGGACGCCTGGTCGAAACAGGTGGAGCGGTGGGGCTCCGACATCGCCTCTGCCGAGGGGCACGACATCCCGCAGCAGGTGATCGACTACGCGACCGAGCTGCTGAAGGCACCGCGGCACCTCGGCATCCACTCGGGCGGCATGGTGCTCACCGAGCGTCCGGTGGGCGAGGTCGTGCCGATCGAGCATGCCCGGATGAAGGATCGCACCGTCATCCAGTGGGACAAGGACGACGCCGCCTGGATGGGGCTCGTCAAGTTCGACCTGCTGGGGCTCGGGATGCTGAGCGCGCTGCAGCACTGCTTCGACCTGATCCGCGACGCCACCGGCGAGGTGTGGGACCTCGAGACGATCCCGAAAGAGGAGGGCGCGGTCTACGACATGCTGTGCCGGGCCGATGTGATCGGCGTCTTCCAGGTCGAGTCGCGGGCGCAGATGGGGCTGCTGCCGAGGCTCCGGCCGCGGGCGTTCTACGACCTCGCGATCGAGATCGCGCTCATCCGTCCCGGTCCCATCCAGGGCGGGGCCGTGCATCCCTTCGTGCGCCGCAAGCTGGGGCAGGAGAAAGTGACATACCCGCATCCGAAGCTGAAGCCGGTGCTGGAACGCACGCTGGGGATCCCCGTGTTCCAGGAGCAGCTCATGCAGATGGCGATGGTCGTGGGCGACCTCAGCCCGGAGGAGGCCGACATCCTTCGCCGGGCCATGGGCTCCAAGCGTGGGCTGGAGCGCATCGAGAGCGTTCGCGACAAGCTCTATTCCGGGATGGCCCGTCACGGACTCCGAGGCGAGGAGGCCGATGCGATCTACGCCAAGATCCAGGCGTTCGCGAACTTCGGGTTCGCCGAGTCCCACTCGCTGTCGTTCGCGCTGCTCGTCTATGCCAGCTCGTGGATCAAGCTGCACTATCCCGCCGCGTTCCTCGCGGGGCTGCTGCGGTCTCAGCCCATGGGCTTCTACTCGCCCGCGACGCTCACGGCCGATGCCCGCCGGCACGGCGTCGTGGTGCGGCGTCCGGATCTGCAGTGCAGCGGAGTACAGGCCGGGCTCGAGCTCATTGCTCCTCATCAGGACATCTCGCAGAGGCAGGACGATCTGGCCCGAGAATCTTCTGATCTCGCGAGATGTCCTGATCCGGGAACGGCGGTGGGCGGAGCGGATGCGCCCTCCTCCGGGCTCGACTCCTGCTGCGCCCCGCAGCAGCCCCCGCCCGGTCCTTTCGACCCCGAGGCTCCTGACGACTCCGCGGCCCATCGCCGCGATCTGCCGTACGCCGTCCGGCTGGGTCTCGCGCAGATCACGGGGATCGGGGACGATGTGGCCCGGCGCATCGTCGCCGAGCGTGAGCGGGGCGGGGAGTACCGCGACATGCGCGATCTGGTGCGGCGTGCCGATCTGAGCGTGGCGCAGCTGGAGTCCCTCGCCACAGCCGGGGCCTTCGAGTGCTTCGGCCTCTCGCGCCGCGAGGCGATCTGGCTCGCGGGCTCGGCGGCGGAGGACCGCGCGCAGTATCTTCCCGACTCGGTGACCTTCGTGCAGCCGCCGTTGTTCGGCGACCCTTCCAGCTACGAGGTCCTCGCGGCCGATCTGTGGGCCACGGGGATCGCGACCGAGGATCACCCGCTGACCCACTACCGTTCGGCGCTCGATGCCCGGGGCGTGCTCACCTCCCGGGAGCTGCGGGGGCACGAGGCCGGTCGCCGCATCGAGGTCGCGGGGCTGGTGACGCACCGCCAGCGTCCGGCCACGGCATCCGGGATCACGTTCCTCAACCTGGAGGACGAGCACGGTCTGGTCAACGTGGTCTGCTCGGTCGGGGTGTGGAACCGGCATCGCCGTCTCGTCCGCGATGCTCCGGCCCTCATCGTGCGGGGCATGCTGGAGCGTTCCAGCGAAGGGGTCGTCAACGTCGTCGCCGATGGGTTCGAGGATCTTCGCGTCGGAGTGCAGCATCGTTCCCGCGACTTCCGCTGA
- a CDS encoding Fe-S cluster assembly protein HesB — MLTLTENAATAVTSITAQIPADGGGLRIRDTGAQTGFELSLVERPEPSDTVVETDGARVFVAEDATVALDDRVLDAEIGADGAVRFALGVAG; from the coding sequence ATGCTCACACTGACGGAGAACGCGGCCACGGCCGTCACCTCGATCACGGCCCAGATCCCGGCGGACGGCGGCGGGCTGCGCATCCGCGACACCGGCGCCCAGACCGGCTTCGAGCTCTCGCTCGTCGAACGTCCCGAGCCCAGCGACACGGTCGTGGAGACCGACGGCGCGCGCGTGTTCGTCGCGGAGGACGCGACGGTCGCGCTGGACGACCGGGTGCTCGATGCCGAGATCGGTGCCGACGGAGCCGTGCGCTTCGCACTCGGCGTCGCCGGCTGA
- a CDS encoding DUF6114 domain-containing protein, protein MLLTDTVTRPIRRRQNRPSTWRRFREWARRRPLVGGVLVALGGAEMFGSSQLDIGNLHIQLGIEGLQATVIPIALVLLGVLAIAMPAHRIFYGVIALVVAVYSLVGVNLGGFFIGMLLASVGGIIVVSWMPRPPAAEPATEEPKP, encoded by the coding sequence ATGCTTCTGACGGACACCGTGACCAGGCCCATCCGGCGTCGCCAGAACCGCCCGTCGACCTGGCGACGGTTCCGTGAGTGGGCACGACGGCGACCCCTCGTCGGCGGCGTCCTCGTCGCCCTCGGCGGCGCCGAGATGTTCGGGTCGAGCCAGCTCGACATCGGCAACCTCCACATCCAGCTCGGCATCGAGGGGTTGCAGGCCACCGTCATCCCGATCGCGCTGGTGCTGCTCGGCGTGCTCGCGATCGCGATGCCGGCGCACCGGATCTTCTACGGGGTGATCGCGCTGGTCGTCGCGGTCTACTCCCTCGTGGGCGTCAACCTCGGCGGCTTCTTCATCGGGATGCTGCTGGCCAGCGTCGGCGGGATCATCGTCGTCTCCTGGATGCCACGGCCTCCCGCAGCCGAGCCCGCCACGGAGGAGCCGAAGCCGTGA
- a CDS encoding DUF6230 family protein, with the protein MKIRSLTRSRAGRIALAAVPVAAASSLLMGGVAQGAVPVSFAVSGSQFQISASQLEGTGFSQYAGVTKDTAGGEHAVAIANIASATLSDLCQSVVTETPLGTVGILITAGGGGSPASASDLQIGMTGLRGDSSFQNIRIGVDASTVNTGPKGTAGDFAQDADTVSIANLQQTAWSTQASVFTLTGMSLQLTDGKTCF; encoded by the coding sequence ATGAAGATCCGCTCCCTCACCCGCTCCCGCGCCGGCCGCATCGCGCTCGCCGCCGTGCCTGTCGCCGCCGCATCCTCCCTCCTCATGGGCGGCGTGGCCCAGGGCGCCGTGCCGGTCTCCTTCGCCGTGTCCGGCAGCCAGTTCCAGATCAGCGCCTCGCAGCTCGAGGGAACCGGGTTCTCGCAGTACGCCGGCGTCACGAAGGACACCGCCGGCGGCGAGCACGCCGTCGCGATCGCGAACATCGCCTCGGCGACGCTCTCCGACCTCTGCCAGTCGGTCGTGACCGAGACACCGCTCGGAACCGTCGGCATCCTCATCACCGCGGGCGGCGGCGGCAGCCCGGCATCCGCGTCCGATCTGCAGATCGGCATGACCGGGCTCCGCGGCGACTCGTCGTTCCAGAACATCCGGATCGGTGTCGACGCCTCCACTGTCAACACCGGCCCCAAGGGCACGGCGGGTGACTTCGCACAGGATGCCGACACCGTCTCGATCGCGAACCTGCAGCAGACCGCCTGGAGCACGCAGGCATCCGTCTTCACGCTCACCGGCATGTCGCTGCAGCTGACGGACGGCAAGACATGCTTCTGA
- a CDS encoding TetR/AcrR family transcriptional regulator — protein MASARRRRLTPEERRSQLLAIGVAFLGDQSLDDLTIEALSERAGVSRGLVFHYFGSRQGLHRAVVTTAAESMLAFAVPREELPPSGRLRDTLGRVVGFVREYRGTFFSLVRGVASGDPVVRTVVDDARDVHAQRIVSVFVEMGSPDTRLLRVVLRSWVSFAEEILIELALGTETAAESIVDLLVGSAHGVVAAAESASCAQAT, from the coding sequence ATGGCCAGTGCACGACGGCGACGTCTGACTCCGGAGGAGCGGCGGTCGCAGCTTCTGGCGATCGGTGTCGCTTTTCTCGGGGATCAGTCGCTGGACGACCTGACGATAGAGGCGCTCTCGGAGCGGGCCGGCGTCTCGCGCGGGCTCGTCTTCCACTATTTCGGCTCCCGTCAAGGGCTGCACCGTGCGGTCGTGACGACGGCCGCCGAGAGCATGCTCGCGTTCGCCGTACCCCGCGAGGAGCTCCCGCCATCCGGCCGCCTCCGCGACACGCTCGGCCGCGTCGTGGGATTCGTGCGCGAGTACCGGGGCACCTTCTTCTCGCTCGTGCGCGGGGTGGCCAGCGGAGACCCCGTGGTGCGCACGGTCGTCGACGACGCCCGTGACGTGCATGCCCAGCGCATCGTCTCGGTGTTCGTCGAGATGGGGTCCCCCGACACCCGCCTGCTGCGGGTCGTGCTGCGGTCATGGGTCTCGTTCGCCGAGGAGATCCTGATCGAGCTGGCCCTCGGGACCGAGACGGCGGCGGAGAGCATCGTGGACCTCCTCGTCGGCAGTGCCCACGGCGTCGTCGCGGCCGCCGAGTCCGCGAGCTGCGCCCAGGCGACGTAG
- the poxB gene encoding ubiquinone-dependent pyruvate dehydrogenase: MAQNIAELFVDTLVRAGVTRVWGLPGDSLNAFTDALRRDGRLRWLHMRHEEAAAFAAGAESEITGELAVVAGSCGPGNLHFINGLFDAQRSRVPVLAIASHIPSAEIGSGYFQETHPQELFRECSVYAELVGDPSQLPWVLETAMRTAVEKRGVAVVVVPGDVFFQKAPSRRASAPIRAASPVIVPGEAELREAARVLGEAKKVTILAGAGVAGAHAEVMALAERLQAPIVHAFRGKEHIEYDNPYDVGMTGLLGFASGYRAMERCDALLMLGTDFPYRQFYPEKATIVQVDVRGEQLGRRTPIDLGLVGDVGATASALLPLLPEGRDPGHLRDALKHYEKTRSELDGLADDDGRTPIHPQYVARLVDELADQDAVFTVDVGTPVVWAARYLRMTAGRRLLGSFTHGSMANAMPQALGAQAVDRERQVIALAGDGGLSMLLGDLLSIRQNDLPVKIVVFNNSALGFVEVEMKAAGIVNFGTGLDNPSFADIATAVGITGIRVEKGADLEPALRRALADPGAVLVDVVVAREELSIPPSISVEQAKGFGLWALRTVMSGRGDELLDLADTNVWRRLFG, encoded by the coding sequence ATGGCACAGAACATCGCGGAACTGTTCGTCGACACCCTCGTCCGCGCCGGGGTCACCCGCGTCTGGGGACTGCCGGGCGACTCGCTCAACGCGTTCACCGATGCGCTTCGCCGGGACGGTCGCCTTCGCTGGCTCCACATGCGGCACGAGGAGGCGGCGGCGTTCGCGGCGGGGGCCGAGTCCGAGATCACGGGCGAGTTGGCCGTCGTCGCGGGAAGCTGCGGGCCGGGCAACCTCCACTTCATCAACGGGCTCTTCGACGCGCAGCGCTCCCGGGTGCCGGTGCTGGCGATCGCCTCCCACATCCCCTCCGCCGAGATCGGCAGCGGATACTTCCAGGAGACGCATCCGCAGGAGCTGTTCCGCGAGTGCAGCGTCTACGCGGAGCTGGTGGGCGACCCGAGCCAGCTGCCCTGGGTGCTGGAGACCGCGATGCGCACGGCGGTCGAGAAGCGCGGGGTGGCCGTCGTCGTGGTTCCGGGCGACGTGTTCTTCCAGAAGGCGCCCTCCCGGCGCGCCTCGGCGCCCATCCGTGCGGCCTCGCCGGTTATCGTCCCCGGTGAGGCCGAGCTGCGCGAGGCCGCGCGCGTGCTGGGGGAGGCGAAGAAGGTCACGATCCTCGCGGGCGCCGGCGTCGCCGGCGCGCACGCCGAGGTCATGGCGCTCGCCGAGCGGCTGCAGGCCCCGATCGTCCATGCCTTCCGCGGCAAGGAGCACATCGAGTACGACAACCCCTACGACGTGGGGATGACGGGGCTGCTCGGCTTCGCATCGGGGTACCGGGCCATGGAGCGGTGCGACGCACTGCTGATGCTCGGCACCGACTTCCCGTACCGCCAGTTCTACCCGGAGAAGGCGACGATCGTGCAGGTCGACGTCCGCGGCGAGCAGCTGGGACGGCGTACCCCGATCGACCTCGGACTCGTGGGGGATGTCGGGGCCACCGCATCCGCCTTGCTCCCGCTCCTGCCGGAGGGTCGCGACCCCGGCCACCTGCGGGATGCGCTGAAGCACTATGAGAAGACGCGGTCGGAGCTCGACGGGCTCGCCGATGACGACGGCCGCACACCGATCCACCCGCAGTACGTGGCCCGGCTCGTGGACGAGCTGGCGGATCAGGACGCCGTCTTCACGGTGGATGTCGGCACGCCGGTCGTGTGGGCGGCACGCTATCTGCGCATGACCGCCGGGCGCCGGCTGCTCGGCTCGTTCACGCACGGGTCGATGGCGAACGCCATGCCCCAGGCGCTCGGCGCGCAGGCCGTCGACCGTGAGCGCCAGGTCATCGCGCTCGCCGGCGATGGGGGCCTGTCGATGCTGCTCGGCGACCTGCTCTCGATCCGGCAGAACGACCTGCCCGTGAAGATCGTCGTGTTCAACAACTCGGCGCTGGGGTTCGTGGAGGTCGAGATGAAAGCGGCGGGGATCGTGAACTTCGGCACCGGGCTCGACAACCCGAGCTTCGCCGACATCGCGACGGCTGTCGGAATCACCGGCATCCGTGTCGAGAAGGGAGCAGACCTCGAGCCGGCTCTTCGTCGGGCACTCGCCGATCCCGGGGCCGTGCTCGTCGACGTCGTCGTGGCACGGGAGGAGTTGTCGATCCCACCATCGATCTCCGTCGAGCAGGCCAAGGGCTTCGGGCTGTGGGCGTTGCGGACGGTCATGTCCGGCCGCGGCGACGAGCTGCTCGACCTCGCCGACACGAACGTGTGGCGACGGCTGTTCGGGTGA
- a CDS encoding SAV_915 family protein, translated as MLYLPLVDNPLSEGQMAVVRRMADGRQGLLAYTALDRLAANCGMNQPWMLLMTSELGRIKEEQPFDVVAFDIDVPPAMVENGRLA; from the coding sequence GTGCTCTACCTTCCCCTCGTCGACAATCCACTCTCCGAGGGCCAGATGGCGGTGGTCCGCAGGATGGCCGACGGCCGTCAGGGGCTGCTCGCCTACACCGCGCTGGACCGGCTCGCCGCGAACTGCGGCATGAACCAGCCGTGGATGCTCCTGATGACCTCCGAGCTCGGTCGAATCAAGGAGGAGCAGCCGTTCGACGTCGTGGCGTTCGACATCGACGTGCCGCCCGCCATGGTCGAGAACGGGCGGCTGGCATGA
- a CDS encoding MFS transporter produces the protein MTEFAGHRPGEPAYRRLIAGLFFAGVATFAQLYSPQAVLPFLAADLGVSPATAALAVSAATLGLALAVIPWSMVADRRGRRPTMAIGVVAATAIGLLAPLAPTMELFLIARLVEGAALGAVPAVALAYLSEEVHAGHAARAAGSYIAGTTVGGLAGRLISGPFGEAGHWRLGVFIVAAVCAASAVLFLWLAPRARGFAASPVRVGTVLRRLATNLRSRVQLALYAQAFLLMGAFVAVYNYVGFLLAAPPYLVPQWTVSLLFLAYLAGTVSSPRAGALAGRFGRLPVLLGSAGVMAGGALLLLVPSVGAVVAGLVIFTAGFFAAHAVASGWTPASAPAGSAAQASSLYYLAYYAGSSALGWALGLVFAGVGWVGVAGVVVLLCAIAAAWAQRVLRDPAARSGTD, from the coding sequence GTGACGGAGTTCGCTGGGCATCGGCCGGGGGAGCCTGCTTATCGCCGGTTGATCGCCGGACTGTTCTTCGCCGGAGTGGCGACGTTCGCTCAGCTGTACTCGCCGCAGGCGGTTCTGCCCTTCCTCGCCGCCGACCTGGGTGTCTCGCCGGCGACGGCTGCGCTCGCCGTGTCGGCGGCGACTCTCGGTCTCGCGCTCGCGGTGATCCCTTGGTCGATGGTCGCCGACCGTCGCGGGCGCAGGCCCACCATGGCCATCGGCGTGGTCGCGGCGACCGCTATCGGTCTGCTCGCGCCGCTCGCCCCGACGATGGAGCTGTTCCTGATCGCGCGGCTCGTCGAAGGAGCCGCACTCGGAGCCGTTCCCGCCGTAGCGCTGGCGTATCTGAGCGAGGAGGTCCATGCCGGTCACGCCGCCCGTGCCGCCGGGAGCTACATCGCCGGCACCACGGTGGGCGGTCTCGCCGGGCGCCTGATATCGGGGCCCTTCGGGGAGGCGGGGCACTGGCGGCTGGGTGTGTTCATCGTCGCGGCGGTGTGCGCGGCCAGCGCCGTGCTGTTCCTGTGGCTGGCTCCGCGCGCGAGGGGGTTCGCCGCATCCCCCGTTCGTGTGGGAACCGTGCTGCGGCGACTCGCGACGAACCTGCGCTCGCGGGTCCAGCTCGCCCTCTACGCGCAGGCATTCCTGCTGATGGGCGCCTTCGTCGCGGTGTACAACTACGTCGGGTTCCTGCTGGCGGCGCCGCCGTACCTCGTGCCGCAGTGGACCGTGAGCCTGCTGTTCCTCGCGTACCTGGCGGGCACCGTCTCATCGCCGCGAGCCGGCGCGCTCGCCGGGCGCTTCGGACGTCTGCCCGTGCTCCTGGGCTCCGCGGGAGTCATGGCCGGGGGAGCGCTGCTCCTGCTCGTGCCCTCTGTCGGGGCGGTCGTCGCCGGGCTCGTGATCTTCACCGCCGGATTCTTCGCCGCCCACGCGGTTGCGTCCGGGTGGACGCCCGCATCCGCCCCCGCCGGCAGTGCCGCGCAGGCCTCGTCGCTGTACTACCTCGCCTACTACGCCGGTTCGAGTGCGCTGGGCTGGGCGTTGGGGTTGGTCTTCGCCGGGGTCGGATGGGTGGGGGTCGCGGGCGTGGTCGTCCTTCTGTGCGCGATCGCGGCCGCCTGGGCGCAGCGGGTGCTTCGTGATCCGGCTGCCCGCAGCGGCACGGACTGA